The proteins below are encoded in one region of Limnochorda pilosa:
- a CDS encoding response regulator transcription factor, with amino-acid sequence MATRVLVVDDEVHLVELVSGYLRREGFEARAAHDGPGALDLARSWRPDLVVLDVMLPDLDGFEVCRRLRQFSDAYVLMLTARAEEVDKVVGLSVGADDYITKPFSPRELVARVKAMLRRPRQAVRLDPEIPPPQGVGELIIDRARREVTRRGRPVALTAREFDLLAALAENPGLVFTRDQLLENVWGAAAYDDHVVDVHVANLRKKLEENPSRPRYLQTVRGVGYRLNDRPEVEDQ; translated from the coding sequence ATGGCGACGAGGGTCCTGGTGGTGGACGACGAGGTTCACCTGGTGGAGCTCGTGTCGGGATACCTGCGGCGGGAAGGGTTCGAGGCGCGCGCCGCTCACGACGGTCCCGGAGCGCTGGATCTCGCCCGGAGCTGGAGGCCCGACCTGGTCGTCTTGGACGTGATGCTCCCCGATCTCGACGGGTTCGAGGTCTGCCGCCGGCTGCGCCAGTTCTCCGACGCCTACGTGCTCATGCTCACCGCGCGGGCCGAGGAGGTGGACAAGGTCGTCGGCCTCTCGGTGGGCGCGGACGACTACATCACCAAGCCCTTCTCGCCCAGGGAGCTGGTGGCTCGGGTGAAGGCCATGCTGCGCCGGCCCCGGCAGGCTGTGCGCCTCGACCCGGAGATTCCGCCCCCTCAGGGAGTCGGTGAGCTGATCATCGATCGGGCGCGTCGCGAGGTGACCCGACGGGGCCGTCCAGTGGCCCTCACAGCTCGGGAGTTCGACCTCCTCGCAGCCCTCGCCGAGAACCCGGGCCTGGTCTTCACCCGGGACCAGCTTCTGGAGAACGTCTGGGGCGCGGCGGCCTACGACGACCACGTGGTCGACGTACACGTGGCCAACCTGCGCAAGAAGCTGGAAGAAAACCCCTCCCGCCCCCGCTACCTCCAGACGGTGCGCGGGGTGGGCTACCGCCTGAACGACCGTCCGGAGGTCGAAGACCAATGA
- a CDS encoding beta-propeller fold lactonase family protein — translation MRILSGTCMRRGRLARFTMGVLLAALILMFQTGAAAEVSEAALWRVSDQGPVYVEVLWATPLDAGDGTSLDFQVRMTTHSGDLTTLDFPSLLTLVTSDGREVGGFDWTYLARSSHHPQAVASLPAQVDGAAVVGPQTEWIELRLHSVGSVAMRSFRWELDSDLHAALGHDTSQAQAQAGQPEQTPAVQIQGAGDYRILVPNALDGTVTVVDARSFTVEKTLPVGEAASHGIAVHPDGDRFYVADADAGTPRIFDMGTGAEIGRVPVGHRVHGTDISPDGRYVAVTGEDRFDIIQVDHPGDERVVQTLAYPEADPNHIDFAPDGRYLYAVLQGIDKLGVFAYTGDPVEPYRELARVEVGGSPNESRASADGRRVYTANWKGDSVTAVEVGSWRPLATIATAGPSHTGGRRGAGGGQRRGARPRERATSPGAIDPLDVRRREPTMTQGTVGLPCLNGHVEAPRGRE, via the coding sequence ATGAGGATCCTCTCAGGAACGTGCATGCGACGGGGGCGGCTCGCTCGCTTCACAATGGGAGTGCTGCTCGCGGCGCTGATCTTGATGTTCCAGACAGGGGCTGCGGCTGAGGTCTCCGAGGCGGCCCTCTGGCGCGTCTCGGACCAGGGCCCGGTCTACGTGGAAGTCCTCTGGGCCACGCCGCTCGACGCCGGTGACGGCACGAGCCTCGATTTCCAGGTAAGGATGACCACCCACTCGGGGGATCTGACGACGCTGGACTTCCCCTCGCTCCTCACCCTCGTGACCAGCGATGGGCGCGAAGTCGGTGGGTTCGACTGGACCTACCTGGCGCGGTCCAGCCACCACCCCCAGGCCGTGGCCTCTCTGCCAGCCCAGGTCGATGGAGCCGCGGTGGTTGGCCCGCAGACCGAGTGGATCGAGCTGCGTCTGCACAGCGTGGGCAGTGTGGCGATGCGCAGCTTCCGGTGGGAGCTCGATTCGGATCTACACGCCGCTCTGGGGCACGACACTTCCCAGGCGCAGGCCCAGGCCGGGCAGCCGGAGCAGACGCCTGCGGTCCAGATTCAAGGAGCCGGTGACTACCGCATCCTGGTCCCCAATGCGCTGGACGGCACGGTGACCGTTGTCGACGCCCGGAGCTTCACCGTGGAGAAGACGCTCCCCGTCGGAGAGGCCGCCTCGCACGGCATCGCCGTCCACCCCGACGGCGACCGCTTCTACGTGGCAGATGCCGACGCGGGGACCCCAAGGATCTTCGACATGGGAACAGGCGCGGAGATCGGCCGGGTCCCTGTGGGCCACCGCGTCCACGGAACGGACATATCCCCCGACGGGAGGTACGTCGCCGTCACCGGAGAGGACCGGTTCGACATCATCCAGGTGGATCACCCCGGTGACGAGCGGGTCGTTCAGACCCTGGCCTACCCCGAGGCCGACCCGAACCACATCGACTTCGCCCCGGACGGGCGCTACCTTTACGCCGTCCTGCAGGGCATCGACAAGCTGGGCGTCTTCGCGTACACGGGCGACCCCGTCGAGCCGTACCGGGAGCTGGCGCGGGTCGAAGTGGGAGGTAGCCCCAACGAGAGCCGGGCCTCTGCGGACGGCCGGCGCGTCTACACGGCTAACTGGAAAGGGGACAGTGTCACCGCCGTGGAGGTCGGCAGCTGGCGACCCCTGGCCACCATCGCCACAGCTGGTCCTTCCCACACAGGTGGTCGGCGCGGGGCTGGTGGTGGCCAGCGTCGCGGTGCTCGCCCCCGAGAGCGCGCGACATCACCAGGGGCCATTGACCCGTTGGACGTCAGACGGAGGGAACCGACCATGACTCAGGGAACGGTCGGGCTACCGTGCCTCAACGGTCACGTCGAGGCTCCGCGTGGACGCGAGTGA
- a CDS encoding sensor histidine kinase — translation MSRWIRGSLRSKLLAGYLVVVAVGVATLFAAATLVAPSLFDRLMDQAMGPHMEGTTDMMSPGMMTGVRELSARVFREGMLQALGIAALTAGIAAVLASLVLSNWIARPVHHMLSASRRIAQGRYSERVPVGDRDEVGQLAESFNAMAATLEETERRRLELIGNVAHELRTPVANLEGYLEGLLDGVVAPSQQTWAFLHGEAGRLRRLVQDFQDLSRAEARQMALQLAPAQPGQLARDAAARLEAAYAEKGVTLRLAVPDDLPPVLADSDRTLQVLTNLLNNALRYTPPEGSVEVTADRHGLDVRFSVRDTGVGIAPEHLPHLFERFYRVDPSRSRAAGGSGIGLTIARALVEAMGGRIWVESPGPGRGATFSFTLPVAR, via the coding sequence ATGAGCCGGTGGATCCGGGGGTCCTTGCGCAGCAAACTTCTGGCAGGCTACCTGGTGGTGGTGGCTGTGGGCGTGGCCACGCTCTTCGCGGCCGCGACCCTGGTCGCACCATCCCTCTTCGACCGCCTCATGGACCAGGCCATGGGCCCGCACATGGAAGGCACGACAGACATGATGTCTCCGGGGATGATGACTGGCGTGCGGGAGCTCTCGGCCCGGGTCTTCCGCGAGGGCATGCTCCAGGCCCTGGGGATCGCAGCCCTCACCGCGGGGATTGCGGCTGTGCTGGCAAGCCTCGTTCTGTCCAACTGGATCGCGCGCCCCGTGCACCACATGCTCTCGGCCTCGCGCCGCATCGCGCAGGGCCGCTACTCCGAGCGGGTTCCCGTGGGCGATCGGGACGAGGTGGGCCAACTCGCCGAGAGCTTCAACGCGATGGCTGCGACCCTGGAGGAGACGGAACGCCGTCGCCTGGAGCTGATCGGCAATGTGGCGCATGAGTTGCGCACGCCGGTGGCCAACCTGGAAGGATACCTGGAGGGGCTGCTCGATGGGGTCGTCGCCCCTTCTCAGCAAACCTGGGCCTTCCTTCACGGTGAGGCGGGCCGGCTGCGGCGGCTGGTGCAAGACTTCCAGGACCTGTCGCGGGCGGAGGCCCGCCAGATGGCTCTCCAGCTCGCTCCAGCCCAGCCCGGGCAACTGGCTCGGGACGCCGCCGCACGCCTGGAGGCGGCGTACGCTGAGAAGGGGGTCACCCTGCGTCTGGCCGTGCCCGACGATCTTCCCCCGGTGCTCGCGGACTCGGACCGCACCCTGCAGGTGCTCACCAACCTCCTCAACAACGCCCTTCGTTACACGCCTCCTGAGGGCTCGGTGGAGGTGACGGCCGACCGTCACGGACTAGACGTACGCTTCTCCGTCCGCGACACGGGTGTCGGCATCGCCCCCGAGCACCTTCCCCACCTGTTCGAGCGGTTCTACCGCGTCGACCCCTCCCGCTCCCGGGCGGCCGGCGGATCTGGCATCGGGCTCACCATCGCCCGGGCCCTGGTGGAGGCCATGGGCGGCCGTATCTGGGTGGAGAGCCCGGGGCCCGGACGGGGTGCGACCTTCTCGTTCACCCTGCCGGTGGCCCGGTGA
- a CDS encoding heme lyase CcmF/NrfE family subunit, with the protein MEALGRFSLIFAFVFSLYGLAAFVLGTRSRQERLVRSGRNAVAATALFLTAATAVLLTALIQSDFRFAYVVRYTTTDLSLLYKVSALWAGQEGSLLLWLWTLLLMSVAALYLPPGEKPHFVPYVGAVLLGVALFFEVLLLWVTPPFETLARAPAEGMGLNPLLQNVGMIIHPPATYLGYVGFTAPFAYAMAALITGETDDAWLRFTRRWTLAAWLFLSVGIIYGMQWAYVELGWGGFWGWDPVENASLMPWLTGTAFFHSAMIQEKRGMMKLWNVILIIVTFLLTLFGTFLTRSGVLSSVHAFSVDNLGPFFLGFIALVAAGSLGLTFARRHLLKEERTLEAPVSRESSFLFNNLLLVGGTFAVFWGTVFPIVSEAVRGVRVTVGPPFYEEVMGPIGVALIALMGACPLLAWRRSSLRNLRRSFLGPVVASGAAAAAFYLWLGVSQWGLLVAFTVMAFGLASIVQELVRGTRARMHLSGDGLVLSFFRLVHRNHRRYGGYLVHLGTLVLLAGVTAATAYQQSLEIAMKAGDMAMLGPYQVHFTGLRERRDSAGKATVYTDMVVSRGGDRLGILRPEKVFWDTFEQPTTEPAILGSWREDFYVILNGWEGAEQASFKLIVNPMVSWIWWGFYLLIAGTVFAVWPNAAEWREALAERRERGAFLEGSAGR; encoded by the coding sequence ATGGAAGCGCTGGGTCGCTTCAGCCTGATCTTCGCCTTCGTCTTCTCCCTGTACGGGCTGGCCGCCTTCGTTCTGGGGACCCGTAGCCGGCAGGAGCGGCTCGTGCGCAGCGGGAGGAACGCGGTAGCGGCCACGGCCCTCTTCCTCACGGCGGCCACGGCGGTGCTTCTCACCGCGCTGATTCAGAGCGACTTCCGATTCGCCTACGTGGTGCGCTACACCACCACGGACCTCTCCCTCCTCTACAAGGTGTCTGCGCTCTGGGCGGGTCAGGAGGGCTCGCTCCTGCTCTGGCTGTGGACGTTGCTGCTCATGAGCGTGGCAGCGCTCTACCTCCCGCCCGGAGAGAAGCCCCACTTCGTGCCGTACGTGGGTGCTGTCCTCCTGGGCGTCGCCCTCTTCTTCGAGGTACTCCTCCTATGGGTCACCCCGCCCTTCGAGACCCTGGCTCGGGCGCCGGCGGAGGGAATGGGGCTCAACCCGCTCCTGCAGAACGTGGGCATGATCATCCACCCGCCGGCGACCTACCTGGGCTACGTGGGCTTCACGGCCCCCTTCGCCTACGCCATGGCGGCGCTCATCACCGGGGAGACCGACGATGCCTGGCTCCGCTTCACCCGGCGCTGGACCCTGGCCGCCTGGCTCTTCCTCAGCGTAGGGATCATCTACGGCATGCAGTGGGCCTACGTGGAGCTCGGGTGGGGCGGCTTCTGGGGCTGGGATCCGGTGGAGAACGCCTCGCTCATGCCGTGGCTGACGGGCACCGCCTTCTTCCACTCGGCCATGATCCAGGAGAAGCGGGGCATGATGAAGCTCTGGAACGTGATCCTCATCATCGTCACCTTCCTCCTGACGCTCTTCGGCACGTTCCTCACCCGCAGTGGGGTCCTGAGCTCGGTCCACGCCTTTTCGGTCGACAACCTGGGGCCGTTCTTCCTGGGCTTCATCGCCCTGGTAGCCGCCGGCTCGCTGGGTCTCACCTTCGCCCGCCGGCACCTCCTCAAGGAGGAGCGAACTCTGGAGGCCCCCGTCTCCCGGGAGAGCAGCTTTCTGTTCAACAACCTCCTCCTGGTCGGCGGCACGTTCGCGGTCTTCTGGGGAACCGTCTTCCCCATCGTCTCCGAGGCGGTGCGGGGCGTGCGGGTCACCGTGGGGCCACCGTTTTACGAGGAGGTCATGGGGCCCATCGGGGTGGCGCTGATCGCCCTGATGGGCGCCTGCCCGCTGCTTGCGTGGCGCCGATCCTCGCTGCGCAACTTGCGGCGCAGCTTCCTGGGACCCGTGGTGGCCTCGGGGGCGGCAGCCGCGGCCTTCTACCTCTGGCTCGGCGTCAGCCAGTGGGGGCTGCTCGTGGCCTTCACGGTCATGGCCTTCGGACTGGCCTCCATCGTTCAGGAGCTGGTGCGGGGCACCCGGGCCCGGATGCACCTTTCGGGGGACGGGTTGGTCCTCTCGTTCTTCCGGCTCGTCCACCGGAACCACCGGCGGTACGGGGGGTATCTCGTCCACCTGGGCACCCTCGTGCTCCTGGCCGGCGTCACCGCCGCCACCGCCTACCAGCAGTCGCTGGAGATCGCCATGAAGGCGGGGGACATGGCGATGCTGGGGCCGTACCAGGTCCACTTCACCGGTCTCCGGGAGCGCCGCGATTCCGCCGGCAAGGCGACCGTCTATACCGACATGGTCGTCTCCAGAGGCGGTGACCGGCTCGGGATCCTCCGGCCGGAGAAGGTGTTCTGGGACACCTTCGAGCAGCCCACCACCGAGCCGGCCATCCTCGGGAGCTGGCGAGAGGACTTCTACGTGATCCTCAACGGCTGGGAGGGGGCGGAGCAGGCCAGCTTCAAGCTGATCGTCAACCCCATGGTCTCCTGGATCTGGTGGGGCTTCTACCTCCTCATCGCGGGAACGGTCTTCGCCGTCTGGCCCAACGCCGCGGAGTGGCGTGAGGCGCTGGCGGAACGGCGCGAGCGCGGGGCGTTCCTGGAAGGGAGTGCGGGGCGGTGA
- a CDS encoding cytochrome c-type biogenesis protein, with product MRTVMLVAAILYALAGGMVQAEAPDARAEVRALEAALICQCGCGMVVKDCECSWAVGAREDFAARLGEGQTRDQILADYVAAYGETVLAAPTKQGFNLTAWILPFAAVMAGATLLVLLVRRWARPVLREEAAGPAAGLSDTERRLLEQRLAREMKDYL from the coding sequence GTGAGGACGGTCATGCTCGTCGCCGCGATCCTCTACGCGCTGGCAGGAGGCATGGTCCAGGCTGAGGCCCCCGACGCCCGCGCGGAGGTGCGGGCCTTGGAGGCGGCGCTCATCTGCCAGTGCGGCTGCGGCATGGTGGTCAAGGACTGCGAGTGCAGCTGGGCTGTGGGTGCCCGCGAGGACTTCGCCGCCCGGCTGGGGGAGGGGCAGACCCGCGACCAGATCCTGGCCGACTACGTGGCTGCCTACGGCGAAACGGTTCTGGCGGCTCCCACCAAGCAGGGTTTCAACCTGACCGCGTGGATCTTGCCCTTCGCCGCCGTCATGGCAGGGGCGACACTCCTCGTCCTGCTGGTGCGCCGCTGGGCCCGCCCGGTCCTCAGGGAGGAGGCGGCAGGGCCGGCCGCGGGTCTGAGCGACACCGAGCGGCGCCTGCTCGAGCAGCGTCTCGCCAGGGAGATGAAGGATTACCTTTGA
- a CDS encoding SHOCT domain-containing protein, producing the protein MHWFWNNGWYTGPGSFWGFALGGLLNLVLMVAVIALVVWVVRVIWRPDADERADRAGPPARLEAGPGPGEPSALELLNRRYAKGEIDRETYLQMKRDLEERAEP; encoded by the coding sequence GTGCACTGGTTCTGGAACAACGGGTGGTACACAGGGCCCGGGAGCTTCTGGGGGTTCGCCCTGGGTGGGCTCTTGAACCTGGTCCTGATGGTGGCCGTCATTGCGCTGGTGGTCTGGGTGGTACGGGTGATCTGGCGCCCTGATGCGGATGAACGCGCCGATCGGGCCGGCCCGCCCGCCAGGCTCGAAGCGGGGCCCGGGCCAGGGGAGCCGAGCGCGCTCGAGTTGCTCAACCGCCGCTACGCAAAGGGCGAGATCGACCGGGAGACGTACCTCCAGATGAAGCGGGACCTGGAGGAACGGGCCGAGCCCTGA
- a CDS encoding Na+/H+ antiporter NhaC family protein: MPEPWTSALPPLLAIGLAAATRQVIPSLLVGLWVGAALASPGLIASASRLVDLVGGVLADRGNLDVLLFLYLFGGLVVLLERAGGVEGFVRALSGRVRTSRGALSVAWAVLPLTFIDCGFRVVTTGALVTPLARRVGVSPERVAYTLNNTASPLIALIPAATTFLTYMLAVLGAGMTAAQIDGSRFALFLRTIPFNFFSWTSLAVALASLFARRQWGLMEESEAQARGDEPAGEKEAGRQRLLASPSLTGLQAETAKPLTPETPRARAATARQQTGTAEGHPMQKDEPVLEPRIVNLLAPVLLLISLSFGLLWWDGRAPGRTFVQAVAAADASRMMLVALLLTLVLAGLSFAAQGFPLRSATEALLQGGNRMMTTIVILALAWPIATVAQELGLPELIRTAVGARLGAPLVPLLVFAVTGALTYAVGSSWGAWALMMPLALPLATSAGASVALTAAAVFSGGTFGDVTSPLSGMTAMAAGAAQADHMSYVRAMTPYNLVAAGAAALFFAVAGLARL; this comes from the coding sequence ATGCCGGAACCGTGGACCTCCGCCCTACCGCCGTTGCTGGCCATCGGCCTCGCAGCGGCCACCCGCCAGGTGATCCCGTCGCTCCTGGTGGGGCTCTGGGTCGGGGCGGCCCTGGCCTCTCCCGGGTTGATCGCCTCAGCCAGCAGGCTGGTCGACCTGGTGGGCGGCGTGCTCGCCGACCGGGGCAACCTGGACGTGTTGCTCTTCCTCTACCTGTTCGGTGGCCTGGTGGTCCTCCTGGAGCGGGCGGGGGGCGTGGAGGGCTTCGTTCGGGCTCTCTCGGGTCGCGTCCGCACCTCTCGAGGCGCGCTGTCGGTGGCATGGGCGGTGCTCCCCCTCACCTTCATCGACTGCGGATTCCGCGTCGTGACCACCGGTGCCCTCGTCACGCCCCTGGCGCGGCGGGTGGGTGTGTCGCCCGAGCGCGTCGCCTACACCCTGAACAACACTGCGAGCCCGCTGATCGCGCTGATTCCCGCCGCCACCACCTTCCTCACCTACATGCTGGCCGTGCTGGGAGCGGGCATGACGGCAGCGCAGATCGATGGGTCACGGTTCGCCCTCTTCCTGCGCACCATCCCCTTCAACTTCTTCAGCTGGACCTCCCTGGCCGTGGCTCTGGCCTCGCTCTTCGCCCGTCGGCAGTGGGGCCTCATGGAGGAGTCGGAAGCGCAGGCGCGCGGCGACGAGCCCGCAGGCGAGAAAGAAGCGGGACGGCAGCGCCTCCTGGCCTCGCCTTCGTTAACCGGCCTTCAGGCGGAGACGGCAAAACCCCTCACCCCCGAGACGCCGCGCGCGCGTGCAGCCACCGCCCGCCAGCAGACGGGTACGGCCGAAGGCCACCCGATGCAGAAGGATGAACCTGTCCTGGAGCCCAGGATCGTCAACCTGCTGGCACCCGTCCTCCTTCTGATCAGCCTCAGCTTCGGGCTCCTCTGGTGGGACGGTCGGGCTCCAGGGCGCACCTTCGTGCAGGCGGTGGCCGCCGCCGATGCCTCTCGGATGATGCTGGTAGCCCTGCTGCTCACGCTGGTGCTGGCCGGGCTCTCCTTCGCCGCGCAAGGCTTCCCGCTCCGCTCGGCCACCGAGGCCCTCCTTCAGGGAGGCAACCGGATGATGACCACCATCGTGATCCTCGCCCTCGCCTGGCCCATTGCGACGGTCGCCCAGGAGCTGGGACTGCCGGAGCTGATCCGGACAGCGGTGGGCGCTCGGCTGGGCGCGCCCCTGGTGCCGCTCCTCGTCTTCGCGGTGACGGGAGCGCTGACTTACGCGGTCGGCTCTTCCTGGGGAGCGTGGGCCCTCATGATGCCGCTCGCCCTGCCGCTGGCCACTTCGGCGGGCGCGTCCGTCGCCCTCACCGCCGCGGCCGTCTTCTCGGGAGGAACCTTCGGCGATGTCACCTCACCTCTCTCCGGGATGACCGCCATGGCCGCCGGGGCGGCCCAGGCCGACCACATGTCCTACGTCCGGGCGATGACCCCCTACAACCTCGTCGCTGCCGGGGCGGCCGCGCTGTTCTTCGCGGTCGCCGGCCTCGCCAGGCTCTGA
- a CDS encoding superoxide dismutase family protein: MLILLSVYRWGFQARAAGASAELRGGPLAPQITGTMTLEAVPGGTRVTVRVQGLPGHRPGPPPTGPLGFHIHEKRTCEVGDPNDPFTAAGGHFNPDGEPHGNHAGDFPVLFSNDGTAEASFFTNRFRPQDVVGRSVIVHQHPDDYRTQPAGDSGPRLACGVIR, encoded by the coding sequence ATGCTGATCCTCTTGAGCGTCTACCGGTGGGGTTTCCAGGCCCGGGCGGCCGGGGCCTCCGCCGAGCTCCGGGGCGGGCCGCTGGCCCCGCAGATCACGGGCACGATGACGCTGGAGGCCGTCCCCGGCGGCACCCGCGTGACCGTGCGGGTGCAGGGGCTGCCAGGGCACCGGCCCGGACCTCCGCCCACGGGGCCGCTTGGCTTCCACATCCACGAGAAGCGGACCTGCGAGGTCGGCGATCCCAACGACCCCTTCACGGCCGCCGGGGGCCACTTCAACCCCGACGGAGAGCCCCACGGCAACCATGCCGGCGACTTCCCGGTCCTCTTCTCCAACGACGGCACCGCGGAGGCGAGCTTCTTCACCAACCGCTTTCGCCCGCAGGACGTGGTGGGCCGCTCGGTGATCGTGCACCAGCATCCGGACGACTACCGCACCCAGCCGGCAGGCGACTCAGGCCCGCGCCTGGCCTGCGGGGTGATCCGCTAG
- a CDS encoding RnfABCDGE type electron transport complex subunit C, whose translation MRGRRMRGGVRTGEQRSPLGPILSVAEPGLLVLACAQAGRPLKPVVKKRDAVLGGQRLAEPEGDGVPLHAPLSGEVTDVGPALGPTGDLVLSIFIKSDGRAQWAPAESGWPDPEAPPPEAIRLRAFEAGIPDLARGGVPLARSLAPDQPVESLILNACVTQPHVQSERVLLHAEPATVLYGLRAAMRATGAHTGMIALSGADRRFARVVKDLLHDGEAVQVHVLSDRFPQGLERYLIPSLTGSELAPGQTPGSLGLAVFDVTTLYALARALRDGRPFTHRLVTVAGDAVATPGNYLVPLGTPVSHLLDAAGRAREPRQIVLGGPLTGVAVGSEEITTCASTRAVLALSQAAAASVPTTLCIRCGRCIDACPEALSPIYLARYAERERWADAEAEGAMLCSGCGACAYVCPAGRYLFQSIQLARYEIGRKRDGVAHETTREKVVVR comes from the coding sequence ATGCGAGGGCGGAGGATGCGGGGCGGCGTAAGGACCGGGGAGCAGCGGAGCCCCCTCGGACCCATCCTTTCAGTGGCCGAGCCGGGCCTGCTCGTTCTTGCCTGTGCACAAGCCGGTCGCCCGCTGAAGCCGGTGGTGAAGAAACGCGACGCCGTGCTGGGCGGCCAGCGCCTGGCCGAGCCGGAGGGCGACGGTGTTCCGCTGCACGCTCCCCTTTCGGGGGAAGTGACGGACGTGGGGCCGGCTTTGGGACCTACGGGCGACCTGGTCCTTTCCATCTTCATCAAGAGCGACGGCCGCGCCCAGTGGGCTCCGGCGGAGTCGGGGTGGCCCGACCCTGAAGCGCCGCCGCCGGAGGCGATCCGGCTGCGGGCGTTCGAGGCGGGCATCCCCGACCTGGCCCGGGGCGGCGTTCCCCTGGCGCGCAGCCTGGCACCCGATCAGCCCGTGGAGAGCCTGATCCTTAACGCGTGCGTCACTCAGCCGCACGTCCAGTCCGAGCGGGTCCTCCTCCACGCGGAGCCTGCCACCGTGCTGTACGGGCTGCGGGCCGCGATGCGGGCGACAGGAGCCCACACCGGCATGATCGCCCTCTCGGGCGCCGACCGTCGCTTCGCCCGAGTCGTCAAGGATTTGCTGCACGACGGCGAAGCGGTCCAGGTGCACGTGCTGTCGGATCGCTTTCCCCAAGGCCTGGAGCGCTACCTGATCCCATCCCTCACCGGCTCGGAGCTTGCCCCTGGGCAGACGCCCGGCTCGCTCGGGCTCGCCGTCTTCGACGTGACCACCCTCTACGCCCTGGCCCGGGCGCTGCGCGACGGTCGGCCCTTCACGCACCGGCTCGTCACCGTCGCCGGCGATGCGGTGGCCACGCCCGGCAACTACCTGGTTCCCCTGGGAACGCCCGTCTCCCACCTGCTGGACGCGGCGGGCCGGGCACGGGAGCCACGCCAGATCGTGCTGGGCGGCCCGCTCACGGGGGTGGCCGTGGGGAGCGAGGAGATCACCACGTGCGCCTCCACCCGTGCGGTGCTGGCCCTGAGCCAGGCGGCGGCGGCCTCGGTACCCACCACCCTCTGCATCCGGTGCGGCCGGTGCATCGACGCTTGCCCCGAGGCCCTCTCGCCCATCTACCTGGCCCGGTACGCCGAACGGGAGCGCTGGGCCGACGCCGAGGCCGAAGGGGCCATGCTCTGCAGCGGATGCGGCGCCTGTGCCTACGTCTGCCCGGCCGGACGCTACCTCTTCCAGTCGATCCAGCTGGCCCGGTACGAGATCGGGCGGAAGCGGGACGGGGTCGCGCACGAAACCACCAGGGAGAAGGTGGTGGTGCGGTGA
- a CDS encoding helix-turn-helix domain-containing protein, which yields MEVPWSRPGSGFTLVLEAMILATARELPVRALARMVGEHDTRLWRVIRRHDGQAAERPDLGVDEVRREEVKTNPLLKKTRYLWMRNPSSLKQRQSQQLESLASTT from the coding sequence GTGGAGGTCCCCTGGAGCCGCCCCGGGAGCGGGTTCACCCTCGTCCTTGAGGCCATGATCCTCGCGACGGCTCGTGAGCTGCCGGTCCGGGCGCTGGCGAGGATGGTGGGCGAGCACGACACGCGGCTGTGGAGGGTGATCCGCCGGCACGACGGACAGGCCGCCGAAAGGCCGGACCTCGGCGTCGACGAGGTCCGGCGGGAGGAGGTGAAGACCAACCCGCTCCTCAAGAAGACCCGATACCTGTGGATGAGGAACCCCAGCAGCCTGAAGCAGCGGCAGAGCCAGCAGCTCGAGAGCCTGGCAAGCACCACCTGA
- a CDS encoding YHS domain-containing protein, producing MAKDPVCGMDVNEREAAAKSEHAGETYYFCSPGCKVEFERDPHKYLGEGHAHHPHH from the coding sequence ATGGCCAAGGATCCCGTCTGCGGCATGGACGTGAACGAGCGCGAGGCGGCGGCCAAGTCCGAGCATGCCGGCGAAACGTACTACTTCTGCTCACCGGGCTGCAAGGTGGAGTTCGAAAGGGATCCCCACAAGTACCTGGGGGAGGGACATGCCCACCACCCTCATCACTAG